TTTAAACTCGTAGAAGCTGGCAAGCTGAATTTGTATTCTATGGGCGGCAGCACAGGTCTGGCTGAAAAACCAAAACGCCGTGTCCGTTTCTCTCCTTCTATTGGTCTTGGTATTGGAACCGGAGGTTATAGTGGTGTTGGAATTGGCGGAGGAGTAAGTTTTGGCGGCAGACGGGATGATGATGACAGACCCAGAAGAGAACGCCGTGCATTATATTATATTGAAAAGCCAGGATCAGGTGAGATGCTGGAAATTACTCCGGACAACTCTGATACCAATACCCAGTATATTAAAAACACCTTAATGGAGAAAATGTCTGATGATAAAGATCTGACTGAACGCATTAAAGGAACTGAATATTTTGATGTAAAATCTATAGTGTCACTGGTAAAGAACTACAATTCGGTTCATCAGTAACCTCCTTATAATTCAATGCAAAAGGCCGTTAACCTGATCAGGTTAACGGCCTTTTGCATTACAGCTTCAGGATGGATTGTTCAGATCATACATTTCATGCATCACTTCTTTTAACTGTCCGTATATCTTTTTATAAAACCCGAAGACCTGCTGATAGACCAGATGGTTCTTTTCATCAGGTTCGATATAAGTAAGATTCAACTGATCGGGCTGTGGATAATCAGCTGACAGCCCGATAGTCTTAAAAGCAAGATAGGCAGCTCCAACCGCCGAAGCATCTTCTGCACTATACAGCAAAAGTTTTTTACCAGTAATATCAGCCATAATCTGCAGCCAGATAGCCGAAGTAACAAAACCTCCGCTTACATTCAGCTGCCTGATTTCCTGCCCGGAAGCAGTAAGTGACTGCAAAACATCATTTAAAGCAAAACAAATTCCCTCAATCACCGCCCGGGTAAAATGAGGAGTCTGATGATTCAGATGCATTCCAAAAAATGTACCGCAGCTTTTGGAGTCCCATATAGGTGCACGTTCCCCCTGTAAATAAGGCAGAAAAATCAGTCCGGAAGCTCCTGGCAAAATGGACTCAATTTTACCCAGTGCCTCATCATAATCTTCTCTCTTAAGCTCCGTCTTCTGAAAGATATTTTTCAAATGCCACTTCAGTGCCACTCCCCCATTATTTACCGGTCCTCCGTTGATAAATATCTGCTCATCCAGACGATAGCTAAAGTTCATAGCCTTTTCATTAACCACAGCAGTATTCCCTGCAACTCTCAGCGCACCACTGGTCCCGATAGTCAAAGCGGCAATTCCGGGCTGTATAGCTCCGGTTCCCAGGTTGGCCAGACAACCATCTGTTGCCCCAATCACAAATGGTGTTTCTTTGGCGAGCAATGGCAATACGGCTAAAGTATCCGTATTTTTCCTCAGATGGTTGGTGCTAACCAGTGCAGACAGCTGCGCCGGCCTGATACCGGCAGCTGCAAGAGCTTCAGGATGCCATAACAATGTATTCACATCCATTAACCCCGTACAGGAAGCTACTGAATGATCCACTTCAAAAACACCAAACAGACGATACCAGATATATTCTTTAATAGAAATGAACTTATAAACGCTTTTAAAAAACTCCGGTTGATTTTCTCTGATCCAGATGATTTTGCATAACGGAGACATCGAATGAACAGGTGTTCCGGTAGCTTTATATAAAGCGGTTCCAAGCCCGGAGGCTAACAGCGAATATGCTACCGCAGTACTTCTGCTATCTGCCCAGGTCATCATTGGGGCTAATGCCTTACCATCTTCATCAACCGCAATCAAACTATGCATTGCACAGCTCAAACTGATCGCTGCAGGAGCAGATTTCAGCCTGGAGACTATGGTGGTTATACTTTGCTGAAAAGCCTGCCAGATCAGCTCAGGGTCCTGTTCACTATAACCAGGCTGATCCACATTTGTTGGATAAAAATACTGACTGCTGTCGAAAGCCCTGTGATCTGTTCCAACTGCTACAGCTTTAGTACTTCCGGTTCCGATGTCTGTTCCTAAAATGTATTGCATGATTATCGATTAAGCTGCAATTTATACTTTAACCCTACTGAAGCAAAATTTAATTCCAAAAGATGGATTTGATATGGCATAATCAAAAGGCCTGCCGGAATAAATCATTTCACAGCAGGCCCTGATATAGACACAAAGATATCTTGATAGGTTGATACAACGATTTAGTCACTAGATCTGAGACCAGCCAGAACTGCTTTAGCGTAAGTTACATTGGCATTAAAAGTATAAACCATGATACCACCTTTCTGTCCCTGAGTTGGTACCCATTTAGCCAGTTTAACATCTTCGGTCTGCGACTTCCCTCCTTCGGCATAAGAACCAAAAACCATTTTTGAAGCTGGTATTTTATTGGTACCTGTTGCATAGTTCATCATCAGCTGACAGTCAGTAATCTTTCTGTCATAAGACTGCACCTGGAAATAGTCGATCGCATCTACATATTTCTCTGCAATTTTATTCCAGGAATAAACATCCAGTCCGGTAGCTGTATGTAACTGTGTATTGTTAGCAGCTTTTGGCCCGAAATATTTGGTCAGTGCTCCTATACAGGAAAGGAAATTAGGATTGGCGTCCATAGAACCGCTGTACCAGCCATTATACCCGATCTCTGAAAACTTTGGAAATGGAGGAATAGGGTTTGGTCTTTTTCCTGAATGTTCTATATCCAGGCTGATTCCGTCCAGATGATATTTATCAATCAGTGTTTGTTTTAAAGTCGTTGCCCAGATTTCAGGAGTGGCATATCCATCTGGCTTAGCATCCTGCCAGCTGGCCGCATCATCCACATTTTGTAAAACCTTAATTCCTCTTTGCTGTAAGGCCTTAACATCACTGAAATACTCCCCGTAAGACTTGTAACTGGCCATCATACCGGTCCCGGCAGGATATTTCAAAGTATCCAGATACTGCCAGTATTTAACACCAAACAAGACCACCATATCTACACCATCAGGCATATCACGGAGTTTAAAAGTAGGATTACGGCCATCTGTAATGTAATAGGCAATAAATTTCTGCTTTACCGCAGCTTCTGTTTTTGCAGTACCTGTGTCAGTACCAGCACCTGACTCCTGTTTTTTACAACTCGAATAAATCAGCGCAGGCAATAGCAGGCAGATTAAAGCGACCAGATTTTTTTTACTGTTTTTCATAAAGGTATATTTAATTAAAAAATAAGAATTCGCAGGTTAGAACTCTTCCACGTAATCCAGATCTTTAGAGAAAGTCTCTTTCATACGGCTTAATGCATAAAATGCAATAGCAAGACTGATAATGGCAACAGTTATCCCTGAATGGATAATATTCCCGCCAAAAGCACCTTTTAACAATTGAAAAAGAAGAGTTAAAGGCACTACAGCACCACGCACAAAATTTGGAACGGTAGTAGTTACTGTCGCTCTGATATTGGTACCAAACTGTTCAGTAGCAATGGTCATAAAAATTACCCAGTAGCCAACAGTTAAGCCTATTCCACCACATAACCAGTAAAAATGCTGTAAACTGAGGTCATACAGGGTAAAATAAGCCGTAATCCCCAGTGTCGCCATAGCAAGAAAAAGATAAACTACTTTGATCCTGCTCTTTAGCCATTGACTGATTAATCCACCGGCAATGTCCCCTATAACAATCCCTCCGTAACACCAGGCTACCGCTGCTCCTGCACTCACTTCACCCTGCACCCGCAGTACTTTACCAA
This portion of the Pedobacter lusitanus genome encodes:
- a CDS encoding gluconokinase, with the translated sequence MQYILGTDIGTGSTKAVAVGTDHRAFDSSQYFYPTNVDQPGYSEQDPELIWQAFQQSITTIVSRLKSAPAAISLSCAMHSLIAVDEDGKALAPMMTWADSRSTAVAYSLLASGLGTALYKATGTPVHSMSPLCKIIWIRENQPEFFKSVYKFISIKEYIWYRLFGVFEVDHSVASCTGLMDVNTLLWHPEALAAAGIRPAQLSALVSTNHLRKNTDTLAVLPLLAKETPFVIGATDGCLANLGTGAIQPGIAALTIGTSGALRVAGNTAVVNEKAMNFSYRLDEQIFINGGPVNNGGVALKWHLKNIFQKTELKREDYDEALGKIESILPGASGLIFLPYLQGERAPIWDSKSCGTFFGMHLNHQTPHFTRAVIEGICFALNDVLQSLTASGQEIRQLNVSGGFVTSAIWLQIMADITGKKLLLYSAEDASAVGAAYLAFKTIGLSADYPQPDQLNLTYIEPDEKNHLVYQQVFGFYKKIYGQLKEVMHEMYDLNNPS
- the endOF3 gene encoding endo-beta-N-acetylglucosaminidase F3 — its product is MKNSKKNLVALICLLLPALIYSSCKKQESGAGTDTGTAKTEAAVKQKFIAYYITDGRNPTFKLRDMPDGVDMVVLFGVKYWQYLDTLKYPAGTGMMASYKSYGEYFSDVKALQQRGIKVLQNVDDAASWQDAKPDGYATPEIWATTLKQTLIDKYHLDGISLDIEHSGKRPNPIPPFPKFSEIGYNGWYSGSMDANPNFLSCIGALTKYFGPKAANNTQLHTATGLDVYSWNKIAEKYVDAIDYFQVQSYDRKITDCQLMMNYATGTNKIPASKMVFGSYAEGGKSQTEDVKLAKWVPTQGQKGGIMVYTFNANVTYAKAVLAGLRSSD